In Oenanthe melanoleuca isolate GR-GAL-2019-014 chromosome 8, OMel1.0, whole genome shotgun sequence, a single genomic region encodes these proteins:
- the FNBP1L gene encoding formin-binding protein 1-like isoform X2 has product MSWGTELWDQFDNLDKHTQWGIDFLEKYAKFVKERIEIEQNYAKQLRNLVKKYCPKRSPKDEEPRFTSCIAFFNILNELNDYAGQREVVAEEMGHRVYGELMRYSHDLKTERKMHLQEGRKAQQYLDMCWKQMDNSKKKFERECREAEKAQQSYERLDNDTNATKADVEKAKQQLNLRTHMADENKNEYAAQLQNFNGEQHKHYYIVIPQIYKQLQEMDERRTIKLSECYKGFADSERKVIPIISKCLEGMILAAKSVDEHRDSQLVIDCFKSGFEPPGDFPFEDYSQNIYRTISDGTISTPKQEGMRIDTKTTVGKAKGKLWLFGKKPKGPALEDFSHLPPEQRRKKLQQRIDELNRELQKETDQKDALIKMKDVYEKNPQMGDPSSLQPKLTETMSNMDRLRMEIHKNEAWLSEVEGKVAARSDRRHSSDINHLVTQGRESPEGSYTDDANQEVRGPPQQHAHPNEFDDEFEDDDPLPAIGHCKAIYPFDGHNEGTLAMKEGEILYIIEEDKGDGWTRARRHNGEEGYVPTSYIDVTLEKNSKGS; this is encoded by the exons AAATCTGGTTAAGAAGTACTGTCCTAAACGCTCACCAAAAGATGAGGAACCCAG GTTTACTTCGTGTATTGCCTTTTTTAACATCCTCAATGAGTTGAACGACTATGCAGGACAGCGAGAAGTAGTTGCCGAAGAAATGGGACACAGAGTCTATGGAGAATTGATGAGATACTCTCACGATCtaaaaactgagagaaaaatg CATCTTCAGGAAGGGCGAAAGGCTCAGCAGTATCTGGACATGTGCTGGAAACAGATGGATAAC agcaaaaagaaatttgagAGAGAatgcagagaggcagaaaaggccCAGCAAAGCTATGAACGACTGGACAATGATACTAATGCGACAAAGGCTGATGTTGAGAAG GCTAAGCAACAGTTAAACCTGCGCACGCATATGgctgatgaaaacaaaaatgaatatGCTGCACAACTTCAGAATTTTAATGGGGAACAGCACAAACACTACTACATTGTCATTCCTCAGATTTACAAG CAACTTCAAGAAATGGATGAAAGAAGGACTATCAAACTTAGTGAATGTTACAAAGGCTTTGCTGACTCTGAGCGCAAGGTTATTCCAATTATCTCAAAATGCTTAGAAGGGATGATCCTTGCAGCAAAATCAGTTGATGAACATAGA GACTCTCAACTAGTGATAGACTGCTTCAAATCTGGTTTTGAACCTCCTGGAGATTTTCCATTTGAAGACTACAGTCAGAATATTTACAGAACTATCTCTGATGGAACCATCAGTACACCAAAGCAAGAGGGAATGAGAATTGATACGAAAACTACAGTCGGCAAGGCTAAAGGAAAGCTGTGGCTATTTGGAAAGAAACCAAAG GGCCCTGCACTAGAAGATTTCAGCCACCTCCCTCCGGAACAAAGACGCAAGAAACTGCAGCAGAGAATCGATGAACTTAACAGAGAGCTACAGAAGGAAACAGACCAAAA AGATGCCCTCATCAAGATGAAGGAtgtttatgaaaaaaatccccagatgGGTGATCCAAGCAGTTTGCAACCAAAATTAACTGAGACTATGAGCAATATGGACCGTCTTCGGATGGAAATACACAAGAATGAG gcCTGGCTCTCTGAAGTTGAAGGTAAAGTGGCAGCCAGGAGCGACAGGCGGCACAGCAGCGACATCaaccaccttgtcacccaggGCCGAGAGAG CCCTGAAGGGAGTTACACGGATGATGCCAACCAGGAAGTTCGTGGCCCACCACAGCAGCACGCTCATCCCAATGAGTTTGATGATGAGTTCGAAGATGATGATCCATTACCAGCTATAGGACATTGCAAGGCAATATATCCCTTTGATG GTCATAATGAAGGCACTCTAGCAATGAAAGAAGGGGAAATTTTGTACATTATTGAGGAGGACAAAGGAGATGGGTGGACAAGAGCTCGAAGACATAATGGAGAGGAAGGCTATGTGCCAACATCATATATAGATGTAACGCtagagaaaaacagcaaag GTTCCTGA
- the FNBP1L gene encoding formin-binding protein 1-like isoform X1, protein MSWGTELWDQFDNLDKHTQWGIDFLEKYAKFVKERIEIEQNYAKQLRNLVKKYCPKRSPKDEEPRFTSCIAFFNILNELNDYAGQREVVAEEMGHRVYGELMRYSHDLKTERKMHLQEGRKAQQYLDMCWKQMDNSKKKFERECREAEKAQQSYERLDNDTNATKADVEKAKQQLNLRTHMADENKNEYAAQLQNFNGEQHKHYYIVIPQIYKQLQEMDERRTIKLSECYKGFADSERKVIPIISKCLEGMILAAKSVDEHRDSQLVIDCFKSGFEPPGDFPFEDYSQNIYRTISDGTISTPKQEGMRIDTKTTVGKAKGKLWLFGKKPKGPALEDFSHLPPEQRRKKLQQRIDELNRELQKETDQKDALIKMKDVYEKNPQMGDPSSLQPKLTETMSNMDRLRMEIHKNEAWLSEVEGKVAARSDRRHSSDINHLVTQGRESPEGSYTDDANQEVRGPPQQHAHPNEFDDEFEDDDPLPAIGHCKAIYPFDGHNEGTLAMKEGEILYIIEEDKGDGWTRARRHNGEEGYVPTSYIDVTLEKNSKGAVTYI, encoded by the exons AAATCTGGTTAAGAAGTACTGTCCTAAACGCTCACCAAAAGATGAGGAACCCAG GTTTACTTCGTGTATTGCCTTTTTTAACATCCTCAATGAGTTGAACGACTATGCAGGACAGCGAGAAGTAGTTGCCGAAGAAATGGGACACAGAGTCTATGGAGAATTGATGAGATACTCTCACGATCtaaaaactgagagaaaaatg CATCTTCAGGAAGGGCGAAAGGCTCAGCAGTATCTGGACATGTGCTGGAAACAGATGGATAAC agcaaaaagaaatttgagAGAGAatgcagagaggcagaaaaggccCAGCAAAGCTATGAACGACTGGACAATGATACTAATGCGACAAAGGCTGATGTTGAGAAG GCTAAGCAACAGTTAAACCTGCGCACGCATATGgctgatgaaaacaaaaatgaatatGCTGCACAACTTCAGAATTTTAATGGGGAACAGCACAAACACTACTACATTGTCATTCCTCAGATTTACAAG CAACTTCAAGAAATGGATGAAAGAAGGACTATCAAACTTAGTGAATGTTACAAAGGCTTTGCTGACTCTGAGCGCAAGGTTATTCCAATTATCTCAAAATGCTTAGAAGGGATGATCCTTGCAGCAAAATCAGTTGATGAACATAGA GACTCTCAACTAGTGATAGACTGCTTCAAATCTGGTTTTGAACCTCCTGGAGATTTTCCATTTGAAGACTACAGTCAGAATATTTACAGAACTATCTCTGATGGAACCATCAGTACACCAAAGCAAGAGGGAATGAGAATTGATACGAAAACTACAGTCGGCAAGGCTAAAGGAAAGCTGTGGCTATTTGGAAAGAAACCAAAG GGCCCTGCACTAGAAGATTTCAGCCACCTCCCTCCGGAACAAAGACGCAAGAAACTGCAGCAGAGAATCGATGAACTTAACAGAGAGCTACAGAAGGAAACAGACCAAAA AGATGCCCTCATCAAGATGAAGGAtgtttatgaaaaaaatccccagatgGGTGATCCAAGCAGTTTGCAACCAAAATTAACTGAGACTATGAGCAATATGGACCGTCTTCGGATGGAAATACACAAGAATGAG gcCTGGCTCTCTGAAGTTGAAGGTAAAGTGGCAGCCAGGAGCGACAGGCGGCACAGCAGCGACATCaaccaccttgtcacccaggGCCGAGAGAG CCCTGAAGGGAGTTACACGGATGATGCCAACCAGGAAGTTCGTGGCCCACCACAGCAGCACGCTCATCCCAATGAGTTTGATGATGAGTTCGAAGATGATGATCCATTACCAGCTATAGGACATTGCAAGGCAATATATCCCTTTGATG GTCATAATGAAGGCACTCTAGCAATGAAAGAAGGGGAAATTTTGTACATTATTGAGGAGGACAAAGGAGATGGGTGGACAAGAGCTCGAAGACATAATGGAGAGGAAGGCTATGTGCCAACATCATATATAGATGTAACGCtagagaaaaacagcaaaggTGCAGTAACCTATATCTAA
- the FNBP1L gene encoding formin-binding protein 1-like isoform X4, producing the protein MSWGTELWDQFDNLDKHTQWGIDFLEKYAKFVKERIEIEQNYAKQLRNLVKKYCPKRSPKDEEPRFTSCIAFFNILNELNDYAGQREVVAEEMGHRVYGELMRYSHDLKTERKMHLQEGRKAQQYLDMCWKQMDNSKKKFERECREAEKAQQSYERLDNDTNATKADVEKAKQQLNLRTHMADENKNEYAAQLQNFNGEQHKHYYIVIPQIYKQLQEMDERRTIKLSECYKGFADSERKVIPIISKCLEGMILAAKSVDEHRDSQLVIDCFKSGFEPPGDFPFEDYSQNIYRTISDGTISTPKQEGMRIDTKTTVGKAKGKLWLFGKKPKPQSPPLTPTSLYTSSTPNGSQYPIFSIEPVHYCMSDIKTGKPRIPSFRSLRRGWSVKMGPALEDFSHLPPEQRRKKLQQRIDELNRELQKETDQKDALIKMKDVYEKNPQMGDPSSLQPKLTETMSNMDRLRMEIHKNEAWLSEVEGKVAARSDRRHSSDINHLVTQGRESPEGSYTDDANQEVRGPPQQHAHPNEFDDEFEDDDPLPAIGHCKAIYPFDGHNEGTLAMKEGEILYIIEEDKGDGWTRARRHNGEEGYVPTSYIDVTLEKNSKGAVTYI; encoded by the exons AAATCTGGTTAAGAAGTACTGTCCTAAACGCTCACCAAAAGATGAGGAACCCAG GTTTACTTCGTGTATTGCCTTTTTTAACATCCTCAATGAGTTGAACGACTATGCAGGACAGCGAGAAGTAGTTGCCGAAGAAATGGGACACAGAGTCTATGGAGAATTGATGAGATACTCTCACGATCtaaaaactgagagaaaaatg CATCTTCAGGAAGGGCGAAAGGCTCAGCAGTATCTGGACATGTGCTGGAAACAGATGGATAAC agcaaaaagaaatttgagAGAGAatgcagagaggcagaaaaggccCAGCAAAGCTATGAACGACTGGACAATGATACTAATGCGACAAAGGCTGATGTTGAGAAG GCTAAGCAACAGTTAAACCTGCGCACGCATATGgctgatgaaaacaaaaatgaatatGCTGCACAACTTCAGAATTTTAATGGGGAACAGCACAAACACTACTACATTGTCATTCCTCAGATTTACAAG CAACTTCAAGAAATGGATGAAAGAAGGACTATCAAACTTAGTGAATGTTACAAAGGCTTTGCTGACTCTGAGCGCAAGGTTATTCCAATTATCTCAAAATGCTTAGAAGGGATGATCCTTGCAGCAAAATCAGTTGATGAACATAGA GACTCTCAACTAGTGATAGACTGCTTCAAATCTGGTTTTGAACCTCCTGGAGATTTTCCATTTGAAGACTACAGTCAGAATATTTACAGAACTATCTCTGATGGAACCATCAGTACACCAAAGCAAGAGGGAATGAGAATTGATACGAAAACTACAGTCGGCAAGGCTAAAGGAAAGCTGTGGCTATTTGGAAAGAAACCAAAG CCACAATCCCCACCCCTAACCCCTACTAGTTTATACACATCCAGTACTCCTAATGGGTCCCAGTATCCCATATTCTCCATTGAACCAGTGCATTATTGCATGAGTGACATAAAAACAGGGAAGCCCAGAATTCCTTCTTTCAGAAGCCTCAGAAGAGGG TGGTCGGTGAAGATG GGCCCTGCACTAGAAGATTTCAGCCACCTCCCTCCGGAACAAAGACGCAAGAAACTGCAGCAGAGAATCGATGAACTTAACAGAGAGCTACAGAAGGAAACAGACCAAAA AGATGCCCTCATCAAGATGAAGGAtgtttatgaaaaaaatccccagatgGGTGATCCAAGCAGTTTGCAACCAAAATTAACTGAGACTATGAGCAATATGGACCGTCTTCGGATGGAAATACACAAGAATGAG gcCTGGCTCTCTGAAGTTGAAGGTAAAGTGGCAGCCAGGAGCGACAGGCGGCACAGCAGCGACATCaaccaccttgtcacccaggGCCGAGAGAG CCCTGAAGGGAGTTACACGGATGATGCCAACCAGGAAGTTCGTGGCCCACCACAGCAGCACGCTCATCCCAATGAGTTTGATGATGAGTTCGAAGATGATGATCCATTACCAGCTATAGGACATTGCAAGGCAATATATCCCTTTGATG GTCATAATGAAGGCACTCTAGCAATGAAAGAAGGGGAAATTTTGTACATTATTGAGGAGGACAAAGGAGATGGGTGGACAAGAGCTCGAAGACATAATGGAGAGGAAGGCTATGTGCCAACATCATATATAGATGTAACGCtagagaaaaacagcaaaggTGCAGTAACCTATATCTAA
- the FNBP1L gene encoding formin-binding protein 1-like isoform X3, whose translation MGHRVYGELMRYSHDLKTERKMHLQEGRKAQQYLDMCWKQMDNSKKKFERECREAEKAQQSYERLDNDTNATKADVEKAKQQLNLRTHMADENKNEYAAQLQNFNGEQHKHYYIVIPQIYKQLQEMDERRTIKLSECYKGFADSERKVIPIISKCLEGMILAAKSVDEHRDSQLVIDCFKSGFEPPGDFPFEDYSQNIYRTISDGTISTPKQEGMRIDTKTTVGKAKGKLWLFGKKPKGPALEDFSHLPPEQRRKKLQQRIDELNRELQKETDQKDALIKMKDVYEKNPQMGDPSSLQPKLTETMSNMDRLRMEIHKNEAWLSEVEGKVAARSDRRHSSDINHLVTQGRESPEGSYTDDANQEVRGPPQQHAHPNEFDDEFEDDDPLPAIGHCKAIYPFDGHNEGTLAMKEGEILYIIEEDKGDGWTRARRHNGEEGYVPTSYIDVTLEKNSKGAVTYI comes from the exons ATGGGACACAGAGTCTATGGAGAATTGATGAGATACTCTCACGATCtaaaaactgagagaaaaatg CATCTTCAGGAAGGGCGAAAGGCTCAGCAGTATCTGGACATGTGCTGGAAACAGATGGATAAC agcaaaaagaaatttgagAGAGAatgcagagaggcagaaaaggccCAGCAAAGCTATGAACGACTGGACAATGATACTAATGCGACAAAGGCTGATGTTGAGAAG GCTAAGCAACAGTTAAACCTGCGCACGCATATGgctgatgaaaacaaaaatgaatatGCTGCACAACTTCAGAATTTTAATGGGGAACAGCACAAACACTACTACATTGTCATTCCTCAGATTTACAAG CAACTTCAAGAAATGGATGAAAGAAGGACTATCAAACTTAGTGAATGTTACAAAGGCTTTGCTGACTCTGAGCGCAAGGTTATTCCAATTATCTCAAAATGCTTAGAAGGGATGATCCTTGCAGCAAAATCAGTTGATGAACATAGA GACTCTCAACTAGTGATAGACTGCTTCAAATCTGGTTTTGAACCTCCTGGAGATTTTCCATTTGAAGACTACAGTCAGAATATTTACAGAACTATCTCTGATGGAACCATCAGTACACCAAAGCAAGAGGGAATGAGAATTGATACGAAAACTACAGTCGGCAAGGCTAAAGGAAAGCTGTGGCTATTTGGAAAGAAACCAAAG GGCCCTGCACTAGAAGATTTCAGCCACCTCCCTCCGGAACAAAGACGCAAGAAACTGCAGCAGAGAATCGATGAACTTAACAGAGAGCTACAGAAGGAAACAGACCAAAA AGATGCCCTCATCAAGATGAAGGAtgtttatgaaaaaaatccccagatgGGTGATCCAAGCAGTTTGCAACCAAAATTAACTGAGACTATGAGCAATATGGACCGTCTTCGGATGGAAATACACAAGAATGAG gcCTGGCTCTCTGAAGTTGAAGGTAAAGTGGCAGCCAGGAGCGACAGGCGGCACAGCAGCGACATCaaccaccttgtcacccaggGCCGAGAGAG CCCTGAAGGGAGTTACACGGATGATGCCAACCAGGAAGTTCGTGGCCCACCACAGCAGCACGCTCATCCCAATGAGTTTGATGATGAGTTCGAAGATGATGATCCATTACCAGCTATAGGACATTGCAAGGCAATATATCCCTTTGATG GTCATAATGAAGGCACTCTAGCAATGAAAGAAGGGGAAATTTTGTACATTATTGAGGAGGACAAAGGAGATGGGTGGACAAGAGCTCGAAGACATAATGGAGAGGAAGGCTATGTGCCAACATCATATATAGATGTAACGCtagagaaaaacagcaaaggTGCAGTAACCTATATCTAA